The following is a genomic window from Methanoplanus sp. FWC-SCC4.
GTGGACTGTTATCGGTTTTAGTGATCCGTATTTATCAATTATTTTTTTTAATTTATCTGCCGGAAGTTCATCAAGCCAGAAATCCGGTGTTTCAAGCCAGAATTCAATAGAGGTACACCCTGCAGATTTTACAAAGCCGAATATCTCTTCAATATTGTATTCATGGAAAAACATGCTTGAAACCGAATATCTGGCCATACTATGATCCTGAAATTATGTTTCATCTTAGAAAAAGTTTATTTTGATAAAGTCTTTCAAGATTTCTTTTGGTATTTCCTGAAATGTAATGATATTGAATTATTGTAATTCATTTATGTATATTTGAGGATCTGAAAGATAATCCATTCCGGGAATGACCTGATTTATACTTCCATAAATCATTAATGCAACATATATTGATATAAACATCAAAATGAGCATAAATATCAAAGGAATCAATATCATCAGAACCAGGTCTCTGTTTTTTGTTTCTTTATAGGCAATTTCTCTTTTGTTCATTTTTTCAGAAACAGAGTATGCGTCATACATTCCATAGATCCAGATGACAAGGCCGGGGATCAGGAAAAAAAATGAACCTGCTACACATCCAAAAAAAATTAAAAGCCCTTTGAATAGAGAATCTCCATTATAAACCTGTCCGAATCCCGGGAAAAGTGCCGATAGAAATACTGATACCAGGGGAACTTTTAACTGCGAAATATTCAGGGGAATTTCTGCATGGCAACTTCTACAGTTTTGTTCACCTGCATTAACAGATTCTCCGCAGTAAGGACAATATTTATAATCCATATAAAATGTGTAAATTTCCTGAAATATATCATTTTTCAAAAAAATAATTTGATCTTTTATTGCTTTTTCCTGAAAAAGTCTGTGAAGTTAGTTTCGCATATTATTATGCTAAATTCATATTATCCATAAAGTCATATTATCTATTTGTAAATGGATTGGTTTGGAACAGGTACTTTGGATGATGAAAAAACGGTTAAAACCGTTTCTGAAGTATCAGGTGAGATAAAAAAACTTCTTGATGATGAATCTTTAAGAAGCATATGGGTTGAAGGCGAAATAACCAATTTTAAGCGACATACGTCTGGTCATCTTTATTTTTCTCTTACTGAGATTAGAAATCAGAAAACCTACATCCTGAATTGTACAATGTGGAGAAGTGCTGCAAGGGAGCTTGACTATGCTCCTCAAAATGGTGTTAAGGTAAAAATTTATGGTTCAATTGAAGTTTACGAACCTCACGGGAAGTATCAGTTCATTGCCAGAGATATGGTGCCGGCCGGAGAAGGTGATAAGCATCTTTTAGTAATGAAATGGAAAAATGATCTTTTTAATGAAGGTCTTTTTGAAGAATGGCGGAAAAAACCGCTCCCCAAATACCCAATGAAAGTAGGAGTTGTAACATCTCCTGTCGGTGCTGCAAGAAGGGATATAGAAAATGTGATTGAGAGGCGCTATCCTGTGGAAGTCATCATCTCACCTGCAAAAGTTCAGGGAGATTTTGCACATATTGAAATTGCAGATGCAATACACAGGATTGACGGCCTGGTTGATGCGATTATTGTTGGAAGAGGTGGGGGAAGTTTTGAGGATCTTTTTGCATTTAATCATCCTGACGTCGTCCGTGCTGTTGCGGGCTGTAAAACTCCCATAGTCAGTGCAGTGGGTCATGAGGTAGACTATACGCTCTGTGACCTGGCAGCAGATATAAGGGCGCCAACTCCTTCTGCTGCGGCTGAAATTGTTGTGCCTGACATTAATGATCTGTTCAAAGAAATGCAGTATCTTAGAAAATCTCTTGATACGGGTATTTTAGGAAGTATTGAAAAAGAACAAAAACACCTGGAAAACCTTTGCTCCCGTCTTCATCCCCGCCGTCTTGAAAGACTCGTAAATGAACAATATGAAAGGCTTGATGAATACGCAGGCCGCCTTCAAAGAGGTATCAATTCAGGAATCTCTGTTGAAAAATTAAATCTAAAAAATATCCGGGCAAAGATTGAAGGGCTTGATCCTTCATATCCCCTCAAAAGAGGATTTTGTATGATAAAATCCGGAAAAAATATATTAAATTCAGTGTCGGAAATGAAAAAAGGGGATCTGGTAACATTTTATATGAAAGACGGTTCCGGCGATGCGCTGATTAAGGAGATCTATTATGAAGAAAAATTATGAAGATCAAATTCAGGAATTAAAAAAAATAATTTATGAAATTGAAAATGGAGATATCACTCTTGATGAGAGTCTGAAACTTTATGAGCGCGGCATTCAACTTCTTCAAAACTGTGAAAAAATTCTCGAAGAGGCGGAACTGAAGGTGACAGAGCTTCAGGATCGATAGAAGCGCTCATCTCAATGATCATTTCCTCTTCTTTTTGTAATAATTCAATAATTTCTCTTGGAAATGTCTTTGCAACATGATCAGAATAAATAGCGACAGTTCTTCCACATACAAAAGCGCTTCTTCTAAAGACCATGTCTGTATGATTTTCAAATGTCATTTTTGAAGAACCAAATGCAAGAATAGTAAATTCATTTGATTTCACCCTGAATTTTATCGTTAATTCAGATCTGTCATCAGCCAGAATTTTTTTAAATTCAGGTGACAGATCAAGAGCGCCTTTATCGGCGCCTATTCCAATTATGCAGGTACCCTTTTCACTGAGATGCTCTTCTTTTGTTATTTCAAAGGTTGAGGGATGTTCTGCCCTTATATTGTAATGTCCGCGGCATTTTATTATCTCTGTCGCTTTCATTTGTAAATTGTTTTTGGTACTCATATGAATCCACGAAAATATTTGATATTAAATTCATGCCTGTTTTGTTGGGAGAATATATCTCATAATATTACACAATTATGTATTCAATGTATCCCGAATATTTTTGTCCCGGATGTGGTGACGAGTGCGAGCATGAAATATTAAAAGAATCAGGAGATCTTCTGGTTCAGTGCAAGTGCTGCAGTAATATACACCATGTTCCTAAGGAAAAAGAGCCTGAGGAAATAGTTGTAAAGGCTATTGTCAGCGTAGAAGACAATTCTAAAAAAGGGATTGTGGAATTAATGGAAGATGAGGTTGTATCCCTTGGAGATCTTCTTGTTGGTGAGGTTGACGGTGAACCCGTTGGTGTTGAGGTTACGGCAATTGAAATTGAGGATAAGAGGAAGAAAAGAGCAGTTTCAAAAGACATTGATACATTGTGGACCCGTGTTGTCGACAAAGTTCTTGTAAAGGTATCATATCACGATGGAAGGAAAACAATTCCCTTATATGTAGAATCTGACGGAGAAGAAGATTTTATAATCGGTGATGTTTACCAGACAGGAAAATACCGGTATAAAGTTACTCACATTAAACTCAGAGATGGTGCAATGATGAGAAAAGAAGGCTGGAAAGCTTATGCAAGGAAAATAAAGCGGGTTTATGGGATTAAATCCCGCTAATATTTTGAAAAATTATCTTATTTCTTTGATCTGAACATCGGCTACGGCATATCCGTATCTTAGAATTAATGTGTCATCAGTTTTTTCAGTAATTATTGAAGGTCTCTCTAATTTAACGGACGTATTTGTATCTGTTTCATTTTCACTTAGTTCCGGGTTGTATGAAAATGCCAGAGGCACAATCATTCCTACCTGAGCCTCACTGAAGTTTCCGCCGATTGCATCATAAACCGTTCCTGACATGTTTGTGGTCAGTGTTGGTGCAAAGTCCAGATTTATTTTTTTGACATCATTCTGACCCATTCCCTCAATGTCTGCGCTGATTGTATTGAGTTCAAGGTCGAACAAAGCGTATTGTTTCATTCCATCCGGATATATGTATGTTTCAACAGGAATTATCTTCTCTTCCTGAAGGGCGCCTACCTGAAGCACAAGTGGCTGGGTGAGTGCAACCGGGTAACCGTTTTTGTATGCGTTCTGCACAACAGCCTGTGATGAAGAGATTATTGGTGCCCCGTCTTCGTAACTTAATGTATAATCCACAATTACGTAATTGCCTTTTTCAGCCTTCTTGAATACAGAGAAGAATGAAAAGGTAAGTGAAAAACCGACAACGCACGATACCAGAATAAATACTATAAATGCTCTGGAAAGTGTTTTTTGCCAGTCTGTATCTTTTTTAGTCCCCTTTTTTTTCATCTATATATGATCTGATTTGCTAAAGATAAAAAAGTGCATGTATCTAATTTGAGTTTGTCCCGACTATTTGGTTGCAAAGCATTCATATATATATTTAAAATTATTAATTGGGGTCAGGCAGGTTAAACTGCGTAAAGGAAAGGAGCCTATCTCCTCTCTAAAATTTATTGAATTTATTGAAATGCTTATGATGCATTTTAAAGCTGAAAATTTAAGAAAAGGGGGTATATGAAATGGTAAAAAGGGGGATGTACCCGTTTCATTCTTTCTGGAATGAAATTGATGAGATGATGGCCGAGATGGAAGAGCGCCTGACTCAGAGGCTTTCGGGAGGTTATAATTATCCCGTAACCCAGCGTTTTCTTCCGGCATTAACCAGTGAGTTTCGCATTGATGTTCTTGATCATGATGATGAGGCAATAGTTGTTGCAGATCTTCCTGGTGTAAAGAGGGAGGATATCAAAGCAAAACTTGTTGATTCCAAAACTCTCGAAATATCCTGTGAAAAAGAAGAACAGACTGAAGAAGAGAATAAAGATTCCGGATACTATATGCGGGAGCGTAACTATGGTACAATGAAGAGACTTGTATCATTACCGGTTGATGTCACTGAAGACGGTTCGACAGGTACTTTCAAAAACGGTGTCCTTGAGATTCATCTGAAAAAATTGTCCGTAAGCTCAAGCAAGGGTATTGAGATTCAATGAATTTAGATGCGAAATTTTTTGGAGTATTGGATATCCTAATATAATGATGGTGAGTGTATAAAAAAGACCTGATATCCGGTCTCCCATCATTTTAAAAAATATATCTGTTATTGTTCATTACCGATCCTTTCAAATTCTATTAAAACAATTATTCTGGATTAATGGATAAAAAGAAGGTCAGAAATTATATGACCTATGACGTGATTACCATTGATGTCAAGGGTACCGCAAAGGATGTTATAGAGGCAATAAGGCTTACCAAACATGATGGTTTTCCGGTAGTAGACGGCAAAAAGGTGGTTGGATATATTTCTGCGCGTGATCTTTTATTTGTTTATCCTTCAACTCCTATAGAGAGGATAATGTCCCGCCACCTTATTGTTGCGGATCCTGAGATGAGTATTAATGATGCAGCCCGTGTTATTTTCAGATCCGGTATTCAAAAACTGCCGGTTGTTGATGATGACGGAAA
Proteins encoded in this region:
- a CDS encoding HVO_0476 family zinc finger protein, which produces MYSMYPEYFCPGCGDECEHEILKESGDLLVQCKCCSNIHHVPKEKEPEEIVVKAIVSVEDNSKKGIVELMEDEVVSLGDLLVGEVDGEPVGVEVTAIEIEDKRKKRAVSKDIDTLWTRVVDKVLVKVSYHDGRKTIPLYVESDGEEDFIIGDVYQTGKYRYKVTHIKLRDGAMMRKEGWKAYARKIKRVYGIKSR
- a CDS encoding DUF371 domain-containing protein: MSTKNNLQMKATEIIKCRGHYNIRAEHPSTFEITKEEHLSEKGTCIIGIGADKGALDLSPEFKKILADDRSELTIKFRVKSNEFTILAFGSSKMTFENHTDMVFRRSAFVCGRTVAIYSDHVAKTFPREIIELLQKEEEMIIEMSASIDPEALSPSVPPLREFFHSFEEVECRAHKVSDSHQE
- a CDS encoding zinc ribbon domain-containing protein, coding for MDYKYCPYCGESVNAGEQNCRSCHAEIPLNISQLKVPLVSVFLSALFPGFGQVYNGDSLFKGLLIFFGCVAGSFFFLIPGLVIWIYGMYDAYSVSEKMNKREIAYKETKNRDLVLMILIPLIFMLILMFISIYVALMIYGSINQVIPGMDYLSDPQIYINELQ
- a CDS encoding Hsp20/alpha crystallin family protein produces the protein MVKRGMYPFHSFWNEIDEMMAEMEERLTQRLSGGYNYPVTQRFLPALTSEFRIDVLDHDDEAIVVADLPGVKREDIKAKLVDSKTLEISCEKEEQTEEENKDSGYYMRERNYGTMKRLVSLPVDVTEDGSTGTFKNGVLEIHLKKLSVSSSKGIEIQ
- the xseA gene encoding exodeoxyribonuclease VII large subunit, which encodes MDWFGTGTLDDEKTVKTVSEVSGEIKKLLDDESLRSIWVEGEITNFKRHTSGHLYFSLTEIRNQKTYILNCTMWRSAARELDYAPQNGVKVKIYGSIEVYEPHGKYQFIARDMVPAGEGDKHLLVMKWKNDLFNEGLFEEWRKKPLPKYPMKVGVVTSPVGAARRDIENVIERRYPVEVIISPAKVQGDFAHIEIADAIHRIDGLVDAIIVGRGGGSFEDLFAFNHPDVVRAVAGCKTPIVSAVGHEVDYTLCDLAADIRAPTPSAAAEIVVPDINDLFKEMQYLRKSLDTGILGSIEKEQKHLENLCSRLHPRRLERLVNEQYERLDEYAGRLQRGINSGISVEKLNLKNIRAKIEGLDPSYPLKRGFCMIKSGKNILNSVSEMKKGDLVTFYMKDGSGDALIKEIYYEEKL